One Chloroflexota bacterium genomic window, CGGGGTAACCTGATGGGAGGAGATCGGTTCATGGAGTCTTTGCCTGCTGTCATGATCGGCGGCCCACCGCATTCGGGGAAGTCCACGTTAGCTTACCACCTATCGCAAGCCTTGCGCCAGCGCGATGTGGAACACTACGTCCTGCGCGCCGCGCCCGATGGCGAGGGGGATTGGTCGTACCAGACCGATACCAGGCTGGTGCGGGCGATCCGCGTGAAGGGCGAGTTCACGGAGATGTGGGTGGATCGCATTTGCCGTGATATCCGACAGCGCCATCTCCCCCTCCTAGTCGACGTGGGCGGGCTCCCCCGGGCCTCTCAGGAGATGATCTTCGATCATTGCACTCACGCCGTACTCCTCAGTTTGGATGATGGATCGCATGCTGCCTGGATAAGGCTGGCCGAGCGCCATCATTTGCTCCTTGTCGCCGACCTTCGATCGATTTTGGACGGCGATGACGTGATCGAGGCCACCTATCCCATCTTGCGGGGGACCATCGCGGGGCTGGATCGCTTCCTCCCGCGCCTGGGGAGGACGTTCGATGCGTTGGTGGACCGGATCGCCGAGTTGTTCGCATACGACCCGGCGGAGCTGCGCCGATTGCATCTGGCGCAGGCACCTGTGGAGATCGTGGTAGAGATGGAGCGGCTGGCGAAGGCTGTGGGAGCGAACCCTCACAACTGGCGGCCCTCCGAGCTTCCGGCTGTGCTGGAATATCTGCCCGCCAACACGCCGTTGGCCCTCTACGGCCGGGGCCCCGTCTGGCTATACGCGGCCATCGCCTGCCACGTCGGCACGGCCGACCTGTTCCAGTTCGACCCCCGCCTGGGATGGGTGATGGCGCCGACGCCGATCATCACCCCGCCGGTGCCACAGGCGCCTCTCCAGGCCGTCACCTTTATCGAAGGGGCGCATACCCGGATCGAGTTCATACTGCCCCATCACTATGTGGACTACCTGGAGCGGGAGGAGGTGACGGCGCCTCCGGTGCCGCAGGATCGAGGCGTGGTGCTCAGCGGTAAACTGCCCCATTGGCTGTGGACGGCATTGGCTCGCACGTACCGGCGGCTGCCCTGGCTGGCCATTTACTACCCCCAGCAGGAGGGCTCGGCCATCGTCGTGTGCTCCCGGGACGGATCCCGCCCGCCCGGCACGGTAATCCCGCTTTCTGGGACGACCAGCGGGGATCGTGGGGCGTCTGGTATAATGAGGCCGGCGCGCCGACGCTGGAACCTGGATGGTCGAAGGTGCGCCGACGAAGGAGGATAGTCCCACTGAGCGAAGGAGGAGCGCGTCATGCGATGGCACCACGAGCCGCCGGAGTGGCGGGTGGAAGGGAGCACGATCACGGTCACCGCCGGGCCGAAGACCGACTTCTGGCGGAAGACCCACGACGGGGGGATCCGGGATCACGGCCATTTCTACTATCGGCCGGTCACGGGCGACTTCACGGCCGAGGTCAAGGTGACGGGGCAGTACGCTGATCTGTACGATCAGGCCGGGCTGATGGTGCGCTTGAATGAGACGACCTGGATGAAATGCGGCATCGAGTTCGTGGACGGCGTGCAGCACGCCAGCGTCGTCGTCACCCGGGACTGGTCGGATTGGTCCGTTCTGCCGCTGGCCAACCCGCCTGCCATCTGGCTTCGCGTCGTGCGCCACGGGCCCACCGTGGAGGTGTTCTACTCACTAGATGGCGGGGAATACATCATGATCCGCCAGGCGTTTCTGACGGAGGAGCCCGCCGTGGACGTGGGGGTGATGATCGCCGCACCCACGGGGAACGGCTTCACGGCGACGTTCGAGGGGTTTTCTGTAAGGGGTGAATAGCGAATGGCGAAGGGCAGACGGGCCCCCGGGCCGGGGGATGCGCCTGGCTCGGGAGGCCTTGCCCCGCCTCCAGCCACCCCCGGCGCCATATCCCGCCCCTGCCCTCCTGCACCTTGCCTCCTGCATCCTGTATCCTGCATCCTGCATCTTGTATCCTGCTATATATCCACAAACTGCCGCTCGTAAAGCTCCCGATAGATCCCACCCCGGGCCAATAACTCCGTGTGGGTCCCTCGCTCCACGATCCGACCGGCCTGTACGACGCAGATCAGGTCCGCGTTGCGGATGGTGCTCAGCCGGTGGGCGATGACGACAGCCGTCCGCCCGGCCAGCAGCCGCTCCAGCGCGTCCTGGATCAACGTCTCGGTCACCGTGTCCACGCTGGACGTGGCCTCGTCCAGGATCAGGATGCGGGGGGCAGCCAGCACGGCCCGGGCGATGCAGATGAGCTGGCGCTGGCCCACGGAGAGGTTGACGCCGCCCTCCAGCACCTCCGTCTCGTAGCCGTCCGGCAGCGCCATGATGAACTCATGGGCGTTGGCCAGCCGGGCGGCCTCCTCCACCGCCTCGTCCGGCACGTCCGGGCGCCCGAACCGGATGTTGTCGGCCACCGTGCCGGAGAACAGGAACGGATCCTGGGGCACCAGGCCCATCTGCCGCCGCAGGGAACGTTGGGTGACGTCCCGCACGTCGATCCCATCGATGAGCACCGCCCCCTCGGTGACATCGTAGAAGCGGGCGATCAGGTTGGCGATGGACG contains:
- a CDS encoding DUF1349 domain-containing protein, producing MRWHHEPPEWRVEGSTITVTAGPKTDFWRKTHDGGIRDHGHFYYRPVTGDFTAEVKVTGQYADLYDQAGLMVRLNETTWMKCGIEFVDGVQHASVVVTRDWSDWSVLPLANPPAIWLRVVRHGPTVEVFYSLDGGEYIMIRQAFLTEEPAVDVGVMIAAPTGNGFTATFEGFSVRGE